One genomic window of Hirundo rustica isolate bHirRus1 chromosome 35, bHirRus1.pri.v3, whole genome shotgun sequence includes the following:
- the RARG gene encoding retinoic acid receptor gamma isoform X2 — MVYTCHRERNCQIDKVTRNRCQFCRLQKCFQVGMSKEAVRNDRKRKKEVKEDLGGDELSPELAELVRRVSRAHQETFPSLGQLGKYTTNSSADHRVQLDLGLWDKFSELATKCIIKIVEFAKRLPGFTGLSMADQITLLKAACLDILMLRICTRYTPEQDTMTFSDGLTLTRTQMHNAGFGPLTDLVFAFAGQLLPLQLDDTETGLLSAICLICGASVPGGLSLSSQTGWSWSSPGGWSGCRSRCSRLSAFTPGAGARGSRSVSLRCCSKSPTCVASAPRGRNEPSPCARRSRGRCPPSSGRCWRTPKSSPRWGEMHPPHPQTPLLPRTVRLAPPNPHSPPPKPLPSGVGCSELPSRAPPSALGRGSSPKCPRPEFREGGQRLTEQSYCLKLGGSGGAPPNLSFTPKPPQTPLPPPLVPGGL, encoded by the exons ATGGTGTACACGTGTCACCGGGAGCGGAACTGCCAGATCGACAAGGTCACCCGGAACCGGTGCCAGTTCTGCCGCCTCCAGAAGTGCTTCCAGGTCGGAATGTCCAAGGAAG CCGTGCGGAACGACcggaagaggaagaaggaggtgaaggaggatttggggggcGACGAGCTGAGCCCCGAGCTGGCCGAGCTGGTGCGGAGGGTCAGCAGAGCCCACCAGGAGACCTTCCCCTCTCTGGGCCAGCTGGGCAAGTACACCAcg AACTCGAGCGCTGACCACCGCGTGCAGCTGGacctggggctgtgggacaAGTTCAGCGAGTTGGCCACCAAGTGCATCATCAAGATCGTGGAGTTCGCCAAGCGGCTCCCGGGCTTCACGGGGCTCAGCATGGCCGACCAGATCACCCTGCTCAAGGCCGCCTGCCTCGACATCCTG ATGCTGCGGATCTGCACGCGCTACACCCCGGAGCAGGACACGATGACGTTCTCGGACGGGCTGACGCTGACCCGCACGCAGATGCACAACGCGGGCTTCGGGCCCCTCACCGACCTCGTGTTCGCCTTCGCggggcagctgctgccgctGCAGCTCGACGACACCGAGACCGGGCTGCTCAGCGCCATCTGCCTCATCTGCGGGG cgtCTGTCCCGGGTggtctctccctctcctcccagaccggatggagctggagcagccccggcGGGTGGAGCGGCTGCAGGAGCCGCTGCTCGAGGCTCTCCGCGTTTACGCCCGGCGCCGGCGCCCGCGGCAGCCGCAGCGTTTCCCTCAGATGCTGCTCAAAATCACCGACCTGCGTGGCATCAGCACCAAGG GGGCGGAACGAGCCATCACCCTGCGCACGGAGATCCCGGGGCCGATGCCCCCCCTCATCCGGGAGATGCTGGAGAACCCCGAAATCTTCACCGAGGTGGGGGGAGATgcaccccccccacccccagacccccctgctgcccaggacagtCCGCCTggcccccccaaatccccataGCCCCCCCCCAAAGCCCCTCCCCAGTGGGGTGGGGTGTTCAGAGCTGCCTTCCAGGGCCCCCCCTTCCGCTCTGGGAAGGGGGAGCTCCCCAAAGTGCCCCCGCCCCGAATTCAGGGAAGGGGGGCAGAGACTGACAGAGCAAAGCTATTGCCTTAAGctgggggggtctgggggtgcCCCCCCAAACCTCAGCTTCACGCCAAAGCCCCCTCAGACCCCGCTGCCACCCCCCCTTGTACCGGGGGGGCTGTGA
- the RARG gene encoding retinoic acid receptor gamma isoform X1 — MFGCVEAAAAPRRLHDVTNRGGCALRRVPAPPGCGGPARRALEPSPGRVLGDTGPPSPPPPPRVHKPCFVCSDRSSGYHYGVSSCEGCKGFFRRSIQKNMVYTCHRERNCQIDKVTRNRCQFCRLQKCFQVGMSKEAVRNDRKRKKEVKEDLGGDELSPELAELVRRVSRAHQETFPSLGQLGKYTTNSSADHRVQLDLGLWDKFSELATKCIIKIVEFAKRLPGFTGLSMADQITLLKAACLDILMLRICTRYTPEQDTMTFSDGLTLTRTQMHNAGFGPLTDLVFAFAGQLLPLQLDDTETGLLSAICLICGDRMELEQPRRVERLQEPLLEALRVYARRRRPRQPQRFPQMLLKITDLRGISTKGAERAITLRTEIPGPMPPLIREMLENPEIFTEVGGDAPPPPPDPPAAQDSPPGPPKSP; from the exons ATGTTCGGCTGCgtggaggcggcggcggcgccgcggcgGCTGCACGACGTGACGAACCGCGGCGGCTGCGCCCTGCGCAGGGTCCCGGCGCCGCCCGGCTGCGGCGGCCCCGCCCGCAGAG ccctggagccctCCCCTGGGCGGGTTTTGGGGGACACGGGCCCCCCCTCGCCTCCGCCCCCCCCGCGCGTGCACAAGCCTTGCTTCGTGTGCAGCGACCGCAGCTCCGGCTACCACTACGGAGTGAGCTCCTGCGAGGGCTGCAAG GGGTTTTTCCGCCGGAGCATCCAGAAGAACATGGTGTACACGTGTCACCGGGAGCGGAACTGCCAGATCGACAAGGTCACCCGGAACCGGTGCCAGTTCTGCCGCCTCCAGAAGTGCTTCCAGGTCGGAATGTCCAAGGAAG CCGTGCGGAACGACcggaagaggaagaaggaggtgaaggaggatttggggggcGACGAGCTGAGCCCCGAGCTGGCCGAGCTGGTGCGGAGGGTCAGCAGAGCCCACCAGGAGACCTTCCCCTCTCTGGGCCAGCTGGGCAAGTACACCAcg AACTCGAGCGCTGACCACCGCGTGCAGCTGGacctggggctgtgggacaAGTTCAGCGAGTTGGCCACCAAGTGCATCATCAAGATCGTGGAGTTCGCCAAGCGGCTCCCGGGCTTCACGGGGCTCAGCATGGCCGACCAGATCACCCTGCTCAAGGCCGCCTGCCTCGACATCCTG ATGCTGCGGATCTGCACGCGCTACACCCCGGAGCAGGACACGATGACGTTCTCGGACGGGCTGACGCTGACCCGCACGCAGATGCACAACGCGGGCTTCGGGCCCCTCACCGACCTCGTGTTCGCCTTCGCggggcagctgctgccgctGCAGCTCGACGACACCGAGACCGGGCTGCTCAGCGCCATCTGCCTCATCTGCGGGG accggatggagctggagcagccccggcGGGTGGAGCGGCTGCAGGAGCCGCTGCTCGAGGCTCTCCGCGTTTACGCCCGGCGCCGGCGCCCGCGGCAGCCGCAGCGTTTCCCTCAGATGCTGCTCAAAATCACCGACCTGCGTGGCATCAGCACCAAGG GGGCGGAACGAGCCATCACCCTGCGCACGGAGATCCCGGGGCCGATGCCCCCCCTCATCCGGGAGATGCTGGAGAACCCCGAAATCTTCACCGAGGTGGGGGGAGATgcaccccccccacccccagacccccctgctgcccaggacagtCCGCCTggcccccccaaatccccataG
- the LOC120764674 gene encoding cuticle collagen 1-like, which translates to MKPPGAVGTLLRALGRRDGPDAVGAGPGPRVRGGLAWAAAAPTRPTHVPRAEPAPGGALWGLRGAPGTPRARVQSLQSRRPQEMREQGDVTVPTSAPARAEAEHGPGAAQRARGLLAGQRPPAEHAAQAPPTAPSPAHWPFSPAH; encoded by the exons ATGAAGCCCCCCGGGGCCGTGGGGACGCTGCTGCGCGCTCTCGGCCGCCGCGATGGCCCCGACGCGGTAGGAGCGGGGCCGGGTCCCCGTGTGCGCGGGGGTCTCGCGTGGG cCGCGGCCGCCCCCACCCGCCCCACACACGTTCCGCGAGCGGAGCCTGCGCCGGGGGGCGCCCTGTGGGGGCTGCGGGGCGCCCCTGGGACCCCACGGGCTCGTGTGCAGAG TTTGCAAAGTCGCCGCCCACAAGAGATGCGAGAGCAAG GTGACGTCACCGTGCCAACCTCTGCCCCCGCCCGAGCTG AGGCGGAACACGGCCCCGGTGCGGCGCAGCGAGCGCGTG GGCTCCTCGCTGGACAGCGCCCCCCAGCGGAGCACGCTGCCCAG GCCCCGCCCACCGCTCCGAGCCCCGCCCATTGGCCCTTCAGCCCCGCCCACTAA
- the EIF4B gene encoding eukaryotic translation initiation factor 4B isoform X1 → MAAPAAAKKKPKKGKTLTLTDFLAEDGGGGGGPTYIPKPVSWADETDDLEVSTTWHSNDDDVYRAPPIDRSILPTAPRAAREPNIDRSRLPKSPPYTAFLGNLPYDVTEESIKDFFRGLNISAVRLPREPTNPERLKGFGYAEFEDIDSLFQALSLNEESLGNRRIRVDVADQAQDKDRDDRCFGRDRDRFRDSERFESDWRARPAAPDAFDDFPPRRGDDGFGDRYRDRYDDRYRDGPRRDMDRGFGSRDRYDDRSRDYDRGYDSRIGSGRRAFGSGYRRDDDYRGYEDRYDRRDDRMDRWNSRDDYGRDDFRREDRGPTQRPKLNLKPRSAPKEEETSGAPAAQSSRAASIFGGAKPVDTAAREREVEERLQKEQEKLQRQLEDDKRIDRRPRERHPSWRSEENQERSRTGSESSQSGPAGPPGTSAGSGPTGRTTRRRESEKSLENEPLGKEEEPPSPPPKSREEKPKVMPAPPPKENAWMKRSGQNAPGNSQSSDSEQPSPTSGGPSGPSPPGDDGGPPRTPQRRAEELKPEGARESSSKGRSCSRGPAGDPERRDSRKEHEPKKLEENPPSFSHASKYAALSMDGEDEGDDEEGAE, encoded by the exons cagcagcaaagaagaAGCCAAAGAAGGGGAAGACGCTGACGCTCACGGATTTCCTGGCGGAGgacggggggggcggggggggcccCACCTACATCCCCAAACCCGTGAGCTGGGCCGACGAGACCGACGACTTGGAAG TCTCCACCACGTGGCACAGCAATGATGACGACGTTTACCGGGCGCCTCCGATCGACCGCTCCATCCTTCCCACGGCCCCGCGCGCCGCCCGCGAGCCCAACATCGACAGAAGCCGCCTCCCCAAGTCCCCCCCGTACACGGCATTCCTGGGAAACCTGCCCTACGATGTCACGGAAGAGTCCATCAAGGATTTCTTCCGAGGGCTCAAT ATCAGCGCCGTGCGGCTCCCACGGGAACCCACCAATCCCGAGAGGTTGAAAGGTTTCGGATACGCAGAATTCGAGGATATCGATTCCCTGTTCCAGGCCCTGAGCCTGAACGAAGAG TCTTTAGGAAACAGAAGGATACGAGTGGATGTGGCGGATCAAGCTCAGGATAAAG ACCGGGACGATCGCTGCTTCGGCAGAGACCGGGATCGCTTCCGGGACTCGGAGCGGTTCGAGAGCGACTGGCGCGCGCGTCCGGCCGCTCCCGACGCCTTCGATGACTTCCCCCCGCGCCGGGGCGACGATGGATTTGGGGACA GATATCGTGATCGCTACGACGACCGGTATCGGGACGGGCCGCGGCGGGACATGGATCGTGGCTTTGGGAGCCGGGATCGCTACGACGACCGCAGCAGGGATTATGACCGAG GCTACGATTCCCGAATAGGCAGCGGCCGGAGAGCCTTTGGAAGCGGGTACCGCCGGGACGACGACTACCGTGGCTATGAGGATCGCTATGACCGGCGGGATGACCGGATGGATCGGTGGAATTCCCGGGATGATTACGGCCGGGATGATTTCCGCCGCGAGGACAgag GTCCCACCCAGAGGCCGAAGCTCAACCTGAAGCCCCGGAGCGCTCCCAAGGAGGAGGAAACTTCCGGAGCTCCCGCTGCCCAATCCAGCCGGGCCGCTTCCATCTTCGGGGGGGCCAAGCCTGTGGACACGGCGGCTCGGGAGCGGGAAGTGGAGGAGCGGCTccagaaggagcaggaaaaacTCCAGCGGCAGCTGGAGGACGACAAGAGGATCGACAGACGGCCCCGGGAAAG gcATCCGAGCTGGCGCAGCGAGGAGAACCAGGAGCGGTCCCGGACGGGCAGCGAGTCCTCGCAGAGCGGCCCCGCGGGACCGCCCGGCACGTCGGCGGGCTCCGGCCCCACCGGCCGCA CCACGCGGAGGAGGGAGAGCGAGAAATCCCTGGAAAACGAGCCCCTAGGAAAAGAGGAGGAGCCGCCCTCGCCGCCGCCCAAATCCCGCGAGGAGAAGCCGAAGGTGATGCCGGCGCCGCCTCCCAAGGAAAACGCCTGGATGAAGCGGAGCGGCCAGAACGCCCCCGGCAATTCCCAGAGCTCCGACTCGGAGCAGCCCTCTCCCACCAG tgGGGGCCCCTCCGGCCCCTCGCCCCCTGGCGATGATGGGGgcccccccaggaccccccagaGGAGAG CAGAGGAACTGAAGCCGGAGGGGGCTCGGGAGAGCAGCTCCAAGGGCCGGAGCTGCAGCCGCGGCCCCGCAGGAGACCCCGAGAG GAGGGACTCGCGGAAGGAGCACGAGCCAAAGAAACTGGAGGAGAACCCCCCCTCC TTCAGCCACGCCAGCAAATACGCCGCGCTCTCCATGGACGGGGAGGATGAAGGTGATGATGAAGAAGGAGCTGAGTAA
- the EIF4B gene encoding eukaryotic translation initiation factor 4B isoform X2: MAAPAAAKKKPKKGKTLTLTDFLAEDGGGGGGPTYIPKPVSWADETDDLEVSTTWHSNDDDVYRAPPIDRSILPTAPRAAREPNIDRSRLPKSPPYTAFLGNLPYDVTEESIKDFFRGLNISAVRLPREPTNPERLKGFGYAEFEDIDSLFQALSLNEESLGNRRIRVDVADQAQDKDRDDRCFGRDRDRFRDSERFESDWRARPAAPDAFDDFPPRRGDDGFGDRYRDRYDDRYRDGPRRDMDRGFGSRDRYDDRSRDYDRGYDSRIGSGRRAFGSGYRRDDDYRGYEDRYDRRDDRMDRWNSRDDYGRDDFRREDRGPTQRPKLNLKPRSAPKEEETSGAPAAQSSRAASIFGGAKPVDTAAREREVEERLQKEQEKLQRQLEDDKRIDRRPRERHPSWRSEENQERSRTGSESSQSGPAGPPGTSAGSGPTGRTTRRRESEKSLENEPLGKEEEPPSPPPKSREEKPKVMPAPPPKENAWMKRSGQNAPGNSQSSDSEQPSPTSGGPSGPSPPGDDGGPPRTPQRREELKPEGARESSSKGRSCSRGPAGDPERRDSRKEHEPKKLEENPPSFSHASKYAALSMDGEDEGDDEEGAE; this comes from the exons cagcagcaaagaagaAGCCAAAGAAGGGGAAGACGCTGACGCTCACGGATTTCCTGGCGGAGgacggggggggcggggggggcccCACCTACATCCCCAAACCCGTGAGCTGGGCCGACGAGACCGACGACTTGGAAG TCTCCACCACGTGGCACAGCAATGATGACGACGTTTACCGGGCGCCTCCGATCGACCGCTCCATCCTTCCCACGGCCCCGCGCGCCGCCCGCGAGCCCAACATCGACAGAAGCCGCCTCCCCAAGTCCCCCCCGTACACGGCATTCCTGGGAAACCTGCCCTACGATGTCACGGAAGAGTCCATCAAGGATTTCTTCCGAGGGCTCAAT ATCAGCGCCGTGCGGCTCCCACGGGAACCCACCAATCCCGAGAGGTTGAAAGGTTTCGGATACGCAGAATTCGAGGATATCGATTCCCTGTTCCAGGCCCTGAGCCTGAACGAAGAG TCTTTAGGAAACAGAAGGATACGAGTGGATGTGGCGGATCAAGCTCAGGATAAAG ACCGGGACGATCGCTGCTTCGGCAGAGACCGGGATCGCTTCCGGGACTCGGAGCGGTTCGAGAGCGACTGGCGCGCGCGTCCGGCCGCTCCCGACGCCTTCGATGACTTCCCCCCGCGCCGGGGCGACGATGGATTTGGGGACA GATATCGTGATCGCTACGACGACCGGTATCGGGACGGGCCGCGGCGGGACATGGATCGTGGCTTTGGGAGCCGGGATCGCTACGACGACCGCAGCAGGGATTATGACCGAG GCTACGATTCCCGAATAGGCAGCGGCCGGAGAGCCTTTGGAAGCGGGTACCGCCGGGACGACGACTACCGTGGCTATGAGGATCGCTATGACCGGCGGGATGACCGGATGGATCGGTGGAATTCCCGGGATGATTACGGCCGGGATGATTTCCGCCGCGAGGACAgag GTCCCACCCAGAGGCCGAAGCTCAACCTGAAGCCCCGGAGCGCTCCCAAGGAGGAGGAAACTTCCGGAGCTCCCGCTGCCCAATCCAGCCGGGCCGCTTCCATCTTCGGGGGGGCCAAGCCTGTGGACACGGCGGCTCGGGAGCGGGAAGTGGAGGAGCGGCTccagaaggagcaggaaaaacTCCAGCGGCAGCTGGAGGACGACAAGAGGATCGACAGACGGCCCCGGGAAAG gcATCCGAGCTGGCGCAGCGAGGAGAACCAGGAGCGGTCCCGGACGGGCAGCGAGTCCTCGCAGAGCGGCCCCGCGGGACCGCCCGGCACGTCGGCGGGCTCCGGCCCCACCGGCCGCA CCACGCGGAGGAGGGAGAGCGAGAAATCCCTGGAAAACGAGCCCCTAGGAAAAGAGGAGGAGCCGCCCTCGCCGCCGCCCAAATCCCGCGAGGAGAAGCCGAAGGTGATGCCGGCGCCGCCTCCCAAGGAAAACGCCTGGATGAAGCGGAGCGGCCAGAACGCCCCCGGCAATTCCCAGAGCTCCGACTCGGAGCAGCCCTCTCCCACCAG tgGGGGCCCCTCCGGCCCCTCGCCCCCTGGCGATGATGGGGgcccccccaggaccccccagaGGAGAG AGGAACTGAAGCCGGAGGGGGCTCGGGAGAGCAGCTCCAAGGGCCGGAGCTGCAGCCGCGGCCCCGCAGGAGACCCCGAGAG GAGGGACTCGCGGAAGGAGCACGAGCCAAAGAAACTGGAGGAGAACCCCCCCTCC TTCAGCCACGCCAGCAAATACGCCGCGCTCTCCATGGACGGGGAGGATGAAGGTGATGATGAAGAAGGAGCTGAGTAA